One window of the Candidatus Tisiphia endosymbiont of Sialis lutaria genome contains the following:
- a CDS encoding palindromic element RPE2 domain-containing protein: MAIYLYSQFRELGSRNDGATPISNRRVTSDDVTNFPSIDYNHFSGLLRRLYGLLAMTVSQLLFS, translated from the coding sequence GTGGCAATCTATCTCTATAGTCAATTCAGGGAATTGGGTAGCAGGAACGATGGAGCGACGCCTATAAGTAATAGGCGAGTGACGAGTGACGACGTCACCAACTTCCCATCAATTGACTATAATCACTTCTCTGGATTGCTTCGTCGACTTTACGGTCTCCTCGCAATGACGGTTTCCCAATTATTGTTTTCTTAA